In Misgurnus anguillicaudatus chromosome 5, ASM2758022v2, whole genome shotgun sequence, a genomic segment contains:
- the ndufb11 gene encoding NADH dehydrogenase [ubiquinone] 1 beta subcomplex subunit 11, mitochondrial: MASRLSRIWPAVSRVRLSSALGARCVSQTPKSSASGAATISDLQPLSPAAQDSHGHAEVNPFEKNPDFHGFHHTDSFVDEWNMRLAFFFGISVAVVIGGTFIHYLPDHGMRQWARREAERLIKQREAEGLPIMTENYFDPSKIVLPSSGEE; encoded by the exons ATGGCTTCGCGGTTGAGCCGAATCTGGCCCGCTGTGTCCCGGGTTCGCTTGAGCTCCGCGCTCGGTGCGCGCTGCGTGTCGCAGACGCCCAAATCGAGCGCCTCCGGTGCGGCCACGATTTCTGATCTGCAGCCGCTGTCTCCCGCTGCTCAGGACAGTCATGGACACGCAGAGGTCAACCCGTTTGAGAAG AATCCAGATTTCCATGGCTTCCATCATACTGATTCATTTGTGGATGAATGGAACATGAGATTGGCATTTTTCTTTGGCATTTCTGTGGCCGTTGTTATCGGAGGCACTTTCATCCACTACTTGCCTGATCACGG taTGAGGCAGTGGGCTCGACGGGAAGCAGAGAGGTTGATCAAACAAAGGGAGGCTGAAGGTCTTCCAATCATGACTGAAAATTATTTTGACCCCAGCAAGATTGTTCTTCCCTCATCTGGAGAggagtaa
- the rhoaa gene encoding rho-related GTP-binding protein RhoA-A: MDVTEGSPILIGENYWVWACLNGVAPSVGGALGVVQEKIKKARTSEAKTMAAIRKKLVIVGDGACGKTCLLIVFSKDQFPEVYVPTVFENYVADIEVDGKQVELALWDTAGQEDYDRLRPLSYPDTDVILMCFSIDSPDSLENIPEKWTPEVKHFCPNVPVILVGNKKDLRNDEHTRRELLKMKQEPVKPEEGRDMANRINAFGYLECSAKTQDGVREVFEMATRAALQAKKRGKKNACALL; this comes from the exons ATGGACGTCACCGAAGGATCTCCGATTCTGATAGGTGAAAATTATTGGGTATGGGCGTGTCTTAACGGCGTGGCACCGTCGGTGGGCGGGGCCTTGGGGGTCGTACAGGAAAAGATAAAGAAAGCGAGGACATCTGAAGCGAAAACG ATGGCTGCAATCCGCAAGAAGCTTGTAATAGTTGGGGATGGAGCATGTGGAAAGACATGTTTACTCATCGTTTTCAGTAAAGACCAGTTTCCTGAGGTCTACGTACCCACTGTGTTCGAAAACTACGTTGCTGATATTGAGGTGGACGGCAAACAG GTGGAACTGGCACTATGGGATACAGCTGGACAAGAGGACTATGATCGACTGAGACCCCTCTCTTACCCAGACACTGATGTCATCCTCATGTGTTTCTCCATAGACAGTCCAGACAGTTTGG AGAATATCCCAGAAAAATGGACGCCGGAGGTGAAACATTTCTGTCCAAATGTTCCAGTAATTCTGGTGGGTAATAAAAAAGATTTACGAAATGATGAGCATACTCGACGGGAACTGCTCAAGATGAAACAG GAACCAGTTAAACCAGAGGAAGGCAGAGACATGGCCAATCGCATCAATGCATTTGGCTACCTCGAGTGTTCAGCTAAAACTCAGGATGGCGTGAGGGAAGTTTTCGAAATGGCCACAAGAGCGGCGCTCCAAGCCAAGAAACGTGGCAAGAAGAATGCCTGTGCTTTGCTATAG
- the tpk2 gene encoding thiamin pyrophosphokinase 2: protein MASWSVKMMQLLRRMNNFHLPGSSLESCLRFEVAGEQVGWIPPKVASILGRFPTVFRPYGSAITLCSGLDTFESRSDAVDEVLQELRREATFTCLIGWRNEQYAVMPRYCDPPFMYMERAATSLFGVKRYGVHVNGYTRDSSGNLNMWLARRSLTKQTYPGRLDNMAAGGLAAGCSVRHTMVKECEEEACIPPGLAEQARPVGTVSYTYEDDEGIFPECQFVFDLELPLSFKPHIGDGEVQAFYYYPIEKVKDLLVSEEFKPNCAMVVLDFLIRHAIIEPDSEPYYHEFVAGLHRSL from the exons ATGGCTTCGTGGTCGGTAAAAATGATGCAGCTTCTGCGTCGAATGAATAACTTTCATTTACCAG GTTCCAGTTTAGAAAGCTGTCTACGTTTCGAGGTGGCGGGGGAGCAGGTGGGATGGATTCCCCCAAAAGTAGCGTCAATTCTTGGGCGTTTTCCTACTGTCTTTAGACCATATGGAAGTGCCATTACCCTATGCTCCGGTCTGGACACATTTGAGAGCAGATCAGATGCTGTGGATGAGGTTTTGCAGGAGTTAAGGAGAGAGGCAACCTTCACCTGTCTCATAGGATGGAGAAATGAG CAATACGCAGTGATGCCCAGGTATTGCGACCCTCCGTTTATGTATATGGAGAGAGCAGCAACAA GTTTGTTTGGAGTAAAGCGGTACGGAGTCCATGTCAATGGCTACACAAGGGATTCCAGTGGCAATCTTAATATGTGGCTGGCACGACGATCCCTGACCAAACAGACGTATCCCGGAAGACTAGACAATATG GCAGCAGGTGGGCTGGCAGCAGGCTGTAGTGTACGGCATACCATGGTAAAAGAGTGTGAAGAAGAGGCCTGCATTCCTCCAGGTCTGGCAGAGCAAGCACGTCCCGTGGGAACTGtgag CTACACCTACGAAGATGACGAAGGAATTTTTCCTGAGTGCCAGTTTGTGTTTGACTTGGAGTTGCCTCTCAGTTTTAAGCCTCACATCGGAGATGGAGAAGTACAAGCGTTTTACTACTATCCCATCGAGAAG GTGAAAGATCTCCTGGTCAGTGAGGAATTTAAGCCAAACTGTGCCATGGTGGTACTGGACTTCCTCATCAGACATGCCATCATTGAGCCAGACTCAG AGCCCTATTATCATGAATTTGTTGCTGGATTGCACAGATCATTATGA